A genomic window from Agreia sp. COWG includes:
- a CDS encoding FUSC family protein: MTAILGALVTVLLIDPEVSAAVLVVMLTLSLARSHLDRDLRGSLESAVLLPVVALSCVGIGTLLRNAPWAGAALFVLGMTAAIWVRRFGARATRAGSLIALPLVTVLVTPPATSNVFSGALVVLMPVIVALIALAWVTLLHWGSRRLAMLPAVPAAAQKRPSRSFSPSPSTLRPSPNSRLSVQMATSLIAAFVVGFIGFPDHWAWVVLTTYIVGSGNRGRGDVAYKSILRVAGAAAGTVVVVVITGHLGGQNPQTVALILTAVFLGIWLRPLGYAWWALFATLALSLLQGYSGSNATLLLAPRLEEIVIGAIIAVATAWFVLPVRSIMVLRRRLADALGSLQAGLEPDTSDRSANQFQADLTQLRQVLPAFNARRMVTRGRSGQEPADWIDTLTSCETSAVALIKAGSASDSVRHAVRSARRSLKEPSELQPALERLKTKLFEV, encoded by the coding sequence ATGACGGCTATCCTCGGCGCGCTCGTCACCGTTCTGCTGATAGATCCCGAGGTCAGCGCGGCAGTCCTTGTGGTGATGCTGACCCTGTCCCTAGCGCGGAGTCACCTCGACCGAGACCTCCGAGGCAGTCTCGAATCGGCGGTGCTCCTGCCGGTCGTCGCGTTGTCGTGCGTCGGCATCGGAACCCTGTTGCGCAATGCGCCCTGGGCAGGGGCAGCCCTCTTCGTTCTGGGAATGACCGCAGCGATCTGGGTACGACGATTCGGGGCGAGGGCCACTCGGGCGGGTTCACTCATCGCTCTGCCGCTGGTGACCGTTCTCGTCACGCCTCCCGCGACATCGAACGTGTTCAGCGGCGCCCTGGTGGTGTTGATGCCCGTGATCGTCGCGTTGATCGCTCTTGCGTGGGTGACACTGCTGCACTGGGGCAGCAGGCGGTTGGCGATGCTTCCTGCGGTTCCAGCAGCTGCGCAGAAGCGTCCGAGTCGGAGTTTTTCGCCGAGCCCATCGACGCTTCGCCCGTCGCCGAATTCGCGCCTCTCGGTGCAGATGGCGACCAGCCTGATCGCCGCCTTCGTGGTGGGGTTCATCGGGTTTCCCGACCATTGGGCGTGGGTGGTGCTCACCACCTACATCGTCGGCAGCGGAAACCGCGGCCGCGGCGACGTGGCATACAAGAGCATTCTGAGGGTCGCGGGGGCTGCGGCTGGAACCGTCGTCGTCGTTGTGATCACCGGGCATCTCGGCGGCCAGAATCCTCAGACGGTGGCGCTCATCTTGACAGCAGTCTTTCTCGGAATCTGGCTCAGACCGTTGGGATACGCCTGGTGGGCGCTCTTCGCCACCCTCGCCCTCTCTCTTTTGCAGGGCTACAGCGGCTCCAACGCCACCTTGCTGCTCGCACCGCGCCTCGAAGAAATCGTGATCGGGGCCATCATCGCCGTGGCGACGGCCTGGTTCGTGCTGCCGGTGAGGTCGATCATGGTGTTGCGCCGCCGCTTGGCCGATGCCCTGGGCAGCCTCCAGGCTGGTCTCGAACCCGACACCTCAGACCGTAGCGCCAACCAGTTCCAGGCCGATCTCACGCAGTTGAGGCAGGTGCTTCCGGCCTTCAACGCTCGCCGGATGGTGACCCGCGGCCGTTCAGGCCAAGAGCCGGCCGACTGGATCGACACACTCACGTCGTGCGAGACCTCGGCCGTCGCTCTCATCAAGGCAGGCTCCGCGTCCGATTCCGTGCGTCATGCCGTGCGTTCCGCCCGCCGGTCACTGAAAGAGCCGTCCGAGCTGCAGCCCGCACTCGAGCGGCTCAAGACAAAGCTGTTCGAGGTCTGA
- the thiM gene encoding hydroxyethylthiazole kinase gives MRAPEHSVSFTIDALEAVRAQTPLVQCITNSVVTNFTANVLLALGAAPAMVDIPGEAGPFASVAGGLLINLGTPTAEQRTAMIEAQTAAASAATPWVLDPVAVGSLPVRTALARQLVELRPDVIRGNASEVLALAGSGSGGRGVDASDTVDAALAAARSLALTTGGVVAVSGQVDLVTDGVRQVRTSNGHELLTRVTGGGCALGAVMAAFLAVTVDPGSPGTQGTPGSSAPHTLDATVAAITVYTVAAELAAVRSEGPGSFAMHFLDALATVDADDLEQRARIS, from the coding sequence ATGCGCGCGCCAGAACACTCTGTTTCATTCACCATCGATGCCCTCGAGGCGGTGCGGGCGCAGACCCCGCTCGTGCAGTGCATCACCAACAGCGTGGTGACCAACTTCACCGCCAACGTGTTGCTCGCCCTCGGCGCGGCCCCGGCCATGGTCGACATCCCGGGCGAAGCTGGGCCGTTCGCGAGCGTCGCCGGTGGACTGCTGATCAACCTCGGCACGCCCACGGCCGAGCAGCGCACCGCCATGATCGAGGCGCAGACCGCAGCCGCGAGCGCCGCGACCCCCTGGGTGCTCGATCCCGTGGCCGTGGGGTCGCTACCCGTGCGCACAGCGCTGGCTCGGCAGTTGGTCGAACTGCGACCGGATGTCATCCGCGGCAACGCGTCGGAGGTTCTGGCCCTGGCGGGGTCGGGATCCGGCGGCCGCGGCGTCGACGCCTCAGACACCGTCGACGCCGCCCTCGCCGCGGCTCGCTCGCTGGCCCTCACGACCGGCGGGGTCGTCGCCGTCTCGGGTCAGGTCGATCTCGTGACCGACGGAGTTCGCCAGGTGCGCACCTCCAACGGTCACGAGCTGCTGACCCGGGTGACGGGCGGCGGATGCGCGCTCGGCGCCGTGATGGCCGCGTTCCTCGCGGTGACGGTCGACCCGGGGTCGCCGGGGACGCAGGGGACTCCCGGCTCGTCGGCGCCCCACACGCTCGACGCGACAGTAGCCGCCATCACGGTCTACACGGTTGCCGCCGAGCTGGCAGCCGTACGATCCGAGGGCCCTGGCAGCTTCGCCATGCACTTTCTCGACGCGCTCGCGACCGTCGACGCCGACGACCTCGAGCAGCGGGCGCGCATCTCGTGA
- the thiE gene encoding thiamine phosphate synthase has product MNARLKNADLSLYLVTDEAIATAAGHDLAELVMRAVEGGVTAVQLREKNSTARAFLDTVWRVADTLPESVALIVNDRVDVFLAARSRGVAVSGVHLGQSDLPPGIARELIGPQAILGLSASTLEQLTEAVEVGTGVDYVGIGALHATTTKQDAPPPLGLERFRELAAASIRPSVAIGGVTRADIAPLRRAGAAGAAVVSAICAAPDPREAARILRSEWEAAS; this is encoded by the coding sequence GTGAACGCGCGACTCAAGAACGCCGATCTCTCCCTTTATCTCGTGACCGATGAGGCGATCGCGACGGCAGCGGGCCACGACCTTGCCGAGTTGGTGATGCGAGCCGTCGAGGGGGGAGTCACCGCGGTACAGCTGCGCGAGAAGAACAGCACTGCGCGCGCCTTTCTCGACACCGTCTGGCGCGTCGCCGACACCCTGCCCGAGTCGGTGGCCCTCATCGTGAACGACCGCGTCGACGTGTTCCTCGCCGCCCGTTCGCGCGGGGTCGCGGTGAGCGGGGTGCACCTCGGCCAATCCGATCTCCCGCCGGGCATCGCCCGGGAGCTGATCGGGCCGCAGGCCATCCTGGGCCTGAGCGCGTCGACGCTCGAGCAGCTGACCGAGGCCGTCGAGGTCGGCACCGGCGTCGACTACGTGGGAATCGGCGCCCTGCACGCCACGACCACCAAGCAGGATGCCCCGCCGCCCCTCGGTCTCGAGAGGTTCCGCGAGCTCGCGGCCGCGAGCATCCGGCCGTCCGTCGCCATCGGCGGCGTGACCCGTGCCGACATCGCCCCGCTTCGGCGAGCCGGAGCCGCGGGTGCGGCCGTGGTCTCGGCGATCTGCGCGGCACCCGATCCGCGCGAGGCCGCCCGAATTCTGCGCAGCGAATGGGAGGCGGCGTCATGA
- a CDS encoding bifunctional hydroxymethylpyrimidine kinase/phosphomethylpyrimidine kinase, which translates to MSRASGETRIPRVLSIAGTDPTGGAGIQADLKSIAANGGYGMAVVTALVAQNTCGVRSVHVPPVEFLREQLDAVSDDITIDAVKIGMLADCAVIAVVRDWLTRLRPPIVVLDPVMVATSGDRLLQADAEQALRELLPLATLVTPNIAELAILTGEPVAASWPDVLAQAARVSAQHGVMVLAKGGHLDGADAPDALLDASDGVRVTQISGERIATRNTHGTGCSLSSALATRLVTAPDAEHALREAKGWLSESIRHGDRLEVGHGSGPISHFAGLWQRGGLDTRPTPGEVRTEWWQSIRQLRDDIDKLPFVMGLGDGTLDETAFRWYLEQDALYLREYARVLAAASRLAPTSTEQAFWAASAQGAITGELQLHQSWLGETAGGGGPSATTPSRTTTAYLDHLAARSADGSYEVLVAALLPCFWLYQDLGVRLHALSHAQHPYSSWLDTYADEAFTESTERAIAIVTAAASRANDATRGAMRAAFIRSSEHEVAFFAAPITGERG; encoded by the coding sequence ATGAGCCGCGCTTCGGGCGAGACCCGCATCCCGCGCGTTCTGAGCATCGCCGGCACCGATCCCACGGGCGGGGCGGGCATCCAGGCCGACCTCAAGAGCATCGCGGCCAACGGCGGCTACGGCATGGCGGTGGTCACCGCCCTGGTGGCCCAGAACACGTGCGGCGTGCGCTCGGTGCACGTTCCCCCGGTCGAGTTCTTGCGCGAGCAGCTCGACGCCGTGAGCGACGACATCACCATCGACGCCGTGAAGATCGGCATGCTCGCCGACTGCGCCGTGATCGCCGTCGTACGCGACTGGCTGACTCGACTGCGCCCGCCGATCGTGGTGCTCGACCCGGTGATGGTCGCTACGAGCGGCGACCGCCTGCTTCAGGCCGACGCGGAGCAGGCCCTGCGAGAGCTGCTGCCGCTCGCCACCCTGGTCACCCCGAACATCGCCGAGCTCGCGATCCTCACCGGCGAGCCCGTCGCCGCATCGTGGCCGGATGTGCTGGCGCAGGCCGCGCGCGTCTCCGCGCAGCACGGCGTCATGGTGCTGGCCAAGGGCGGCCATCTCGACGGCGCGGATGCCCCGGACGCGCTGCTCGATGCATCCGACGGCGTTCGTGTCACCCAGATCAGCGGCGAGCGCATCGCCACCCGCAACACCCACGGCACCGGATGCTCCCTCTCCTCTGCGCTCGCGACGCGCTTGGTGACGGCGCCCGATGCGGAGCACGCCCTGCGCGAGGCGAAGGGGTGGCTGAGCGAGAGCATCCGGCACGGCGACCGGCTCGAGGTCGGGCACGGCAGCGGCCCGATCAGCCACTTCGCCGGGCTCTGGCAGCGGGGCGGGCTCGACACGCGGCCCACCCCGGGCGAGGTGCGCACCGAGTGGTGGCAGAGCATCCGGCAGCTGCGCGACGACATCGACAAGCTGCCGTTCGTAATGGGCCTGGGCGACGGCACCCTCGACGAGACGGCGTTCCGCTGGTATCTCGAACAGGATGCGCTGTACCTGCGCGAGTACGCGCGCGTTCTCGCAGCGGCCAGCCGACTCGCCCCGACCTCGACCGAGCAGGCCTTCTGGGCCGCCTCGGCGCAGGGAGCGATCACCGGCGAGCTGCAGCTGCACCAGAGCTGGCTCGGCGAGACCGCTGGCGGCGGCGGCCCGTCGGCCACGACCCCCAGCCGCACGACCACCGCCTACCTCGATCACCTCGCGGCCCGCAGCGCCGACGGATCGTACGAGGTGCTCGTGGCCGCGCTGCTGCCCTGCTTCTGGCTGTACCAAGACCTGGGCGTGCGGCTGCATGCCCTGTCGCACGCGCAGCATCCGTACAGCTCATGGCTCGACACCTATGCCGACGAAGCGTTCACCGAGAGTACCGAGCGGGCGATCGCGATCGTGACGGCTGCTGCGTCGAGGGCGAACGACGCGACCCGCGGCGCGATGCGTGCGGCCTTCATCCGCTCCTCAGAGCACGAGGTGGCCTTCTTCGCTGCACCGATTACGGGCGAGCGCGGCTAG